Proteins from a genomic interval of Oncorhynchus kisutch isolate 150728-3 linkage group LG28, Okis_V2, whole genome shotgun sequence:
- the LOC109873252 gene encoding insulin — translation MALWLQAASLLVLLALYPGADAAAAQHLCGSHLVDALYLVCGEKGFFYNPKRDVDPLTGFLFPKSSQENEVAEYPFKDQMDMIVKRGIVEQCCHKPCNIFDLQNYCN, via the exons ATGGCCCTCTGGCTCCAAGCTGCGTCTCTGCTGGTGCTGCTGGCCCTCTACCCTGGGGCAGACGCTGCAGCTGCCCAACACCTGTGTGGCTCTCATCTGGTGGATGCCCTCTATCTGGTGTGTGGAGAGAAAGGATTCTTTTACAACCCAAAGAGAGATGTGGATCCCCTAACAG GATTTCTCTTTCCAAAATCATCCCAGGAGAACGAAGTTGCTGAGTACCCGTTCAAAGACCAGATGGACATGATAGTAAAGAGAGGTATTGTAGAGCAGTGCTGTCACAAGCCTTGCAACATCTTCGACCTGCAGAACTACTGCAACTGA
- the nipal4 gene encoding magnesium transporter NIPA4, which yields MQYVHLSKDSCRNGSIIRLLCPSQTAVCIVNGEANLLNTSFTDNHNATETGLSAVGNNWTNYNFWTGLTLAVLSAFLIGGSVMLKKKALLRLANNGQTRAGEGGHGYLKDWLWWSGLLTMGAGEVANFAAYMFAPATVVTPLGALSVLISAVLSSYLLGETLNLLGKLGCVLSILGSTLMVIHAPEEEEVTTLQQMTDKLLDPGFLVFASILLVACLLLIFYFSPRVGQTNILVYIGICSLLGAFTVSSVKGLGIAIRTVYSDPAVVRHPLTWILLVSLVSSIVVQVNYLNKSLDTFNTLLVYPIYYVCFTTVVLTTSIILFKEWGTMSGVDVVGTVGGFLVIILGVAMLHLFKDIHVTLEGLASRMCQPLEVKREDKHILIENMESLPPMREDAPRVFIIS from the exons ATGCAATATGTTCATTTATCTAAGGATTCATGCCGAAACG GTTCCATAATAAGGCTACTGTGTCCATCTCAGACTGCGGTGTGTATAGTCAACGGGGAGGCAAACCTCCTCAACACCTCTTTCACTGACAATCACAATGCCACTGAGACAGGGCTGTCAGCCGTCGGCAACAACTGGACCAACTATAACTTCTGGACTGGTTTGACCTTGGCAGTGCTGTCGGCCTTCCTGATTGGAGGAAGTGTGATGCTGAAGAAGAAGGCCCTGCTTCGCCTAGCCAATAatggacagaccagagcag GTGAAGGTGGTCATGGATATTTAAAGGACTGGCTATGGTGGAGTGGACTTCTAACCA TGGGTGCCGGTGAGGTTGCCAACTTTGCAGCGTACATGTTTGCTCCAGCTACTGTGGTGACTCCTCTGGGCGCCCTGAGTGTCCTTATCAG TGCAGTGCTGTCCTCTTACCTGTTGGGGGAGACACTGAATCTGTTGGGGAAACTGGGCTGTGTGCTCAGCATACTGGGCAGCACTCTCATGGTGATCCATGCACCTGAAGAAGAGGAAGTCACTACCCTGCAGCAGATGACTGACAAATTGCTTGACCCAG GCTTCCTTGTGTTTGCCAGTATCCTGTTGGTGGCCTGCTTGCTGCTTATCTTCTACTTCTCCCCCCGTGTGGGCCAGACCAACATCCTGGTCTACATCGGCATCTGTTCCCTGCTGGGAGCCTTCACCGTCTCCTCCGTCAAGGGCCTGGGCATCGCCATCCGCACAGTGTACTCTGACCCGGCCGTGGTGCGTCACCCGCTCACCTGGATCCTTCTGGTGTCACTGGTCAGTTCCATCGTGGTCCAGGTCAACTACCTGAACAAGTCTCTGGACACCTTCAACACGCTGCTGGTCTACCCAATCTACTACGTGTGCTTCACCACCGTGGTGCTCACCACCTCCATCATCCTGTTTAAAGAGTGGGGGACCATGTCTGGTGTGGATGTGGTGGGCACCGTGGGGGGCTTCCTGGTCATCATCTTGGGGGTAGCCATGCTGCACCTGTTCAAAGACATCCACGTCACCCTGGAGGGCCTGGCCAGCAGAATGTGTCAGCCGCTAGAGGTGAAACGGGAGGACAAACACATCCTCATTGAGAATATGGAGAGCCTGCCTCCCATGAGAGAAGACGCACCCAGAGTCTTCATCATCAGCTGA